AGGTCCAGCGGTTGAAGAGCTTGACCTCGTTGGTAAGCTGCTGCTGGATCTCTGCGTCGATTTCTACGGCGGCGGCCATGGCTGTGGTGGAAACAGAGTATGAggaaatccaaataaaaatgtGAGAAAGAGAGTAAAGAGGGGATTCGGAGGAAGAGGATGATCACCTGAGATCGTTAAGCGTCGCGCAGGTGAGAGTGACGGCGGAGAGAGAGATCAAAAAAGCTTCGGGAGATCGGGCAAAACCCTAAGAGATATTTATATACAGATTTGGGCTATGGGTTTGGGCTCTAACGGACGAGCTGTCTATATGGGCCTGtattatttggttatttagtACAGAACCGGGTTAATGTGTTACCACGGTTTGTTTTAGAATAGTTATGAAATACTGtagcatttttttttatgtctggGTTTCTGGCCTGGGTCACTGTAACGTTTTGTGTATGTCAAACTTATATActtttgagattttaaaaataagtgtacatttctttcaattttatataaatcatGAGGGGTTATTGGAATCAGAATTTGGAAGGGATTTAGTGATTTTAATAGTTGACAgacttttaaaagttaaatagagttaactattaatcccacaatgaaaattttgttatcagtaatttaaattttttttataaaagatacaaatgatcaaaaaaactatatgagtagaaatcatcatttaaaagtcattaagattaaaaatatactaaaatatattatctatgttagtatcatttaaatttaataacatatcctatcaaatacaaaaaaaaatatttttttgattaataaaattgatttatatgttcgcaccaatttaattatatttttaatagttactaacttttaattatttaatatatatttattatttcataatatgtaaaaatatttaatacataaaataatttttatatataatgttgatcccgCGCGGATCTTAAACTAGTTGATTATTATGGATAGATGCAATAAGAAATGGAAAGTCAACAATGATGGTGAGGCataatttttattggttattGTTCTTTGTGTTACGTGATGGTGTATTTATTTATCTGGAAAATCTGATACCAATAACATAACACGACAATGATGGTGTGCTCTTTGTGTTATTGTATGGTGTACTCATTTATCTGGGAAATCTGATACTAATAACATAACACAACGACGATGGTGTGTTTTTTGTGTTATGGTGAGGCAGACTTTTTATCAGTTTTGTTGCTCGGTATCATTCAAAACTTGTGTGTTTACGTTTGTTTCgttataataaacatttttctctTCGGTTTTGTTATTATTgtctggtttttttttgttataataatgaTGATCATGAATCGTTAGTTTTGAAAGAACATTCTAGTTTTTGAGTTtgtatgtatatgttttttacTACATTGATTTCAAGAATTTTACGAGtatatatatgtgatattttcaaagtttagtattatgagtaaaaatataaagaatttaacttccaataacaatagaatttaatagaattacaaaatcaatgataactaaaatttttgaataacaatagatttgaatgaaatttaaaaataacaatggattttggtaaaattttataattccttaaaccaataacaatagattttcaaaattttataattcttttaGAATTCTTAAACCAATAACCCCCAAACTTGGTGAGAATATTCTTTCAGTTATTGTCAAATAGTTTTGAATTCGCAACTGGATCCACAAAATCATATTTCATATGAACTTGAGTCTTATAAGACTCTCAGAGGAGGCAGAGGAGAAAGATCCTAAGGTGAGCGAGATAGAAGGCTGGTGGGACTATGAGAACCTTAAATTACCTCTGGGTAAGAATTAAGCATGATGAAGTATGTGAGACAATATTTGATGGCTTGGAGCTGCATGGACCGAGGGAACGGTTGTACCACCACAGCTCCATATGCAATTCGATGTCGTATATGCCCATAATTTCCCTTGTAAGTCTAAGTTATTGTTTGTTGTTATGTCGGTCAGTTTTATTAGGTACTAGGggggtgtccgcgcttcgcgcggaatattgttttattattgttaagagcatgatttttttttggataatgtaattatgttatcgtttttatttgttaagatcattatttgatgtttttagtttgttatATAGTAGgtgataagttaatatattttgcgtttgttttttttttaataatgtgttgttgtgtgtatagtacTTGTTAGTAGTCAAATGAGCCTCTAACGTAAactaatattgaatttcaataactttgcatctacgcatttgttgattctaagattaacggtttcatcgtcaaaattgtattatattttttttcatatttttgaaaattacaattttaagatgttttttgccCTCTCCCCATATTTTAAACTTGAGCCCTCACCGTCTATGTATTTCGTTCTCATTTCTGGAAAAAGACTCACattttctcttgttcttcttgccttcttcacctatgagattatatggtatttgttgcagaacgggtttatgagttttcagttgTTCGGTTGCTTCTCACGGCATTGCAGGTTGTTCCAGTCAATATTGattgctcctcttcttccttagatttcagctgatgttaggaactgcatctctttggttgggtcagagtttattcgtctttgattttgtattcctcgtcgttggcttaccgtcaatagtctctgctcgttttggttttcaagatctagtttttgcTCTATTTCATAGCTTGAGGACGGCTCCATAGTTTTCTGATTTCGCTATGTCTCCCTTTCCCTCTCTATTCTTGCATctctttgcagctttcatcgcatctctggtggctctccctttcaccatgtttgccactcgagatttggataatgttttcgttcgtgtatgctacgtgggcttggaaggttatttctgatctcaagtttagtctctgatttttggtggttgtcttccattctctctctctcaagttgtttcttttctttccatgttttccttggtataggtgtgcggagttagtctcttggagctttggtcccttctatccagagctttgtggtttttcaGTTGGATGTCGTCTTGTatgttcttgtttagtttgtgaggtgtttCTTACTTTTTAGCTACTGGTTGTGATTCCGGTGTTTTAGGCATATATTTTCCTGTTTTTTGGTGGCTTTGGCCTTTCGATTATTATTCTCCCTTTGGCCCGCTTTCTTAGTTTATGTGTTGGTTGtctagtttcttattcttaatttgattatcttatgatactaataatgaaataaatataatttgtaaatgaaataataaaaattagtaaaaataataaaatgatgaaaagtCTTGCTATTTTTaggtgtgaataaattaaatatttaaaatatatttatattattttatttatttcttgaattttagagACCAATAAGTGTGAGAAGTATTAGATAGTACACAATTAGAAATTGATGGAGAAAATTGCAACAATTTAAAAGAATaagaatttaaatacaaaaaaaaaacatgaggacacatgtcaacaaaccccccttccacatgtcataagaatggaaaaagtcaactttatatatatagatagattgatcattattaattatttaatttgtttctttcagGACCTCTGGCAACCGTTTTGGACGAACAATCTGTggatatcaaaataaaacatcaaatagtTTATGGTTTTCTATTGATATTGCTTTTGCAATGACTATTAATCTTCATAGCCAACAAAACATCAAATAGTTTatggttttctatttttattagtCTAGCCTAGATCTTGTCCAGTTTTTTTGTACAACAATATTCGTgctaacaataattaataaaatcttttagctgggaaaaaaaaaggaaaacaattagagaattcttttttttcatttttttgttgatgtaagttttaagaaacataaaaataacataaaatactttttctcgaatataataattcataaatatataatataaaatgttatttataaatattagaaaacaacaattcatatcatattttatgctACTTGCTTATTTCttaaagaaaaagataataaattggCTTTTCTTATTCTAATTGttagaattataaaatttaagaagaagtatattaaaaatctattaaatatgaaaaaagtaaatattgTGAACACAGTAAAattgatatatttgttttaatatagtaacaaatatataatttctaaaagaaaaataaatagtaaaatatgtaataaaatagaggaaattttaattaaaagtaaactaaaatttttatcaaaatttaaaatatatttttattttattttcatttgtttacCCGCCcgtaggggggggggggtccGACCCTagtatacaatatatattagatcatgttgcttttaaatattttagtatttatgatttgtttctttttaaactGATATCAATTAATCAATTATAGACTGAAATTTTcagattaaataaaaatacataattaattaaattaaatttcataGAAATTTTGTTGCCACCCTATCATGGGCCTTCATTCCACAGCTATACACACATCTGCTAACCAAATCTTGGAAATGATTTCATAACTGACAGTACATAAATTGCTTTCAGTCTGGAATCAGTCATTGAGATTGGAGGAGATATATCTGGGATCAGGCAGATGTTCAAGTGGTTATGCTGGTTGTCCAGAAAATCAGCTTCGAAAAAAGTTTGTACTTCCTGTATAATTGTTGGACTAATCTCAGACCAAAAAAGATCAAGTCCTCTGTTTGGACCAATAGAAAAACAGTTTGTTTGATCTATTCTATCATTGGTTTGTTAAATCTTGGTTCATAGTTTTCAGTAACAATTGTCTGAAAACCCTGAAAACCTATGTATAATCCATTCACCGATTGTTATTGTGAATTGAATTGTTGTGAAAAAAAGTCTTAAGTGTACTAGGTGTTGGTGCTAGTAATACATAGGAAAAATTGATGTCAACCTATATTCTAATACATTTAAGAACATACTAGTATTTAAGAGTATTTTCCCAGTTATCCTTATATTTTAGGGTAATTcacaatatatttttcaaagttAAAATCATGAGAACAATATTTCCCAATTAATATCTCAGTATTCTgtggtaattttatttttaggaaAAGCtagatatttacaaaattatcaCTGGCATATTTTGAAATCATGAACATTTGCAGCTAACCAATGTTCATGATAATCCTAAACCCATTCTACAACTATTCATGagttcaaaatattttgatttattcttTCTTTTACGATTTAAGCTAACCAATGTTTTGCATACTGGTATTGGTTAATTATTATTGCAAGATTTCAAAAAGGGACAAGTATCCTCTTAGTATGTACATGAACAAACTGATTTCGACTCCAAgcaacaaagaagaagagagagagagagatacaaaGAAAACTGTAAGTGTTCACCATAAAAGCTAGAAGAAGGGGAATAACAGATACTCTGCGTAGAAAAGATTCCATATAAACCGGTAATATCCTGCAATAGCTTCCtgcaataataattaaaaataataattctataCTCCATTAGCTACAACTCCATTGATCATTATCATCTTCTTCTAAAATCATTTTGTGACAAGGAATTGATGTTTTACCTTTGTGTAGTTTGCTTTTTCTAGTACCCATGTCTACAAAAAGAACCAACATCAGTGATATTATAAAGAGTAGATTACACTGCAAGATATATAAGCTGATGAGATTGATGTATATGGAGTTGACATTATCTCAGCTTGACCATTACTTTGTAAGATATATATAAGAGTGATCTTGGGATGCATTACCTGGAAAATCAAGCATGAAGCCAAGATCATATGTGCAGGAATCATCAAGCTACCTCTGAAAACCTGTCAAATGTTAAAAGATGGATGGGATTAAGCTGCGTACTAAGCAAGTGATAGTATTACACCccaaaaaaaaagtggaaaCAGACAGATTATTATTAcctgaggcatgtagaaagctAGTGATATGGCAGAAATATAGTTCACTAGCAAAAGTCCAGAACCTAGGAATGCAATGTTCCTAACTCCAAGCTTTGTTGCTAGCGTTGATATTTGGAACCTATTCCAAAATCAAATCCAAAGGAACATGCTTGATTAACCAAACATGCTTTGAAGAAAGGCCGTAAAGAAAAATGCTATACTTACTTGCGATCTCCTTCAACATCAGGAAGATCTTTTGTAATAGCAATGACCAGTGCGAACAGTGTCACAAAAGACGTTATGAAAGCCACAGGTGCACTGCAAAATCCCCAATAGAAAATTGAGTAACATATATGTATGCTCCATTATATTATATGAAGACTAACCTCCACTGAAACGAAAGTCCAAGGGCAGCTCTTGTAGCATGGTACACACCAAAATTAAGAAGGAAACCTCGTACCTGACAAGGAAACATCGATACACAAGACATGTTACTAAATGAAATTTCAAAGTTCACAAGCCACTAGTAGTAGAATCATTAAGATACAGAAGGATAAGacagcccccccccccccctaccGTGGCGATAATGAGAAACGCTGCAACCGGAAATCGTTTCATTCTTAATGGTGGAACAGAATAGATTGTCCCAAGAAAGAGGCCAAGAGAGTATAGGCTTGTAATGAATGGACCAAAGTTGAATCCGACAACTAATAGCCCTGCAATTGCGAAAAAGATCACTAACAGCCACGCAGACTGCACTGAGAGATCTCCTGCTGCTATTGGCAAGTATGGTTTGTTCACTCTgcaacacaaaaaaaatgagTTAGATGATACACTAATCATATGCATTCAACTCATATGCACACAAGATGCTTCATAGTGATGCTGCATTAGATAATAGTAGTGACCAATGTACATCAAATGGTGACACATACTTGTCAATACCAATGTCGTAGATCTGATTGATGCCAACAATATAACCATTTCCACATATAAGAGCAAGAAGACCTGAAAGTGCCTTTAGTACTAGACTCCATTTGATGAGATGAGTGTTCTCTATCAAAGCTCTTGCCACCAAGGCACTGCcatcaaaaaaatttcaacacTCAATCAAAATGAAATATAGAGCCTTTTTCAATAAAATCAGTATGCAAACATATACTAACGTTGATCCTAAAGCTGTTCCACGGATCGTATGTGGCCTAAGAAATCTCCAGCAAGCGTTCTGGAAACGCGAGATTCTATCCAGAACTGGATCGGAACCAGCAGCACCGACCTGAGAACATGCCTGGTAGTATCTAAAGCTTGTGAGTACCATtgaaaagaaacacacaagCAAACATTAATCAAAACCAGTGTTCTAAAAAACTGGTGCCTAGTCGGCAAATTAGATCTAAACGAAACACGACATTTCTAGAAcgatttaactaaaaaaattggtATAGACATCCGCCTAAACAATAATCTTCTATAAGGTCCGTGCCTAACCTGTGTGTAGTgatttttttgaacattgatcaaatctaaataatagtatagaaatTAACACTGCGACATAAGACATTGTTCAAATGAGTTGAAGACATTCCCCATTGGAACAGAACAAATGCTAGAAAGGTTTGAACTTTATTGACTAATAGTCAACGCAACGGCTAAGATGCTTGTGAACCGAAGTTAAACAGAGAATGGAACCATACCCGGATCGAGATTTTTCTATAATTAGTTGAAACAAGTTTCAACCGCATACACGAACTTGATAAGCTCGTAAAGGCAGCATCTTTAGAACGGATTAGAAGCTTCCCAGTTAAATGCACAGAGgttcgatgatgatgatgagaagctgCTGAGAAACGAGGCGATGCAGACGAGAATCGAAGACGTGGCGATTGCGAGATCGAGAGCTCCATTGATGACACTAGCCACACAAACTCTTTGCTCCTGCTACTTGGCTCTTGCACCACCAACggaccaagtttttttttttccttcttagaTTGAATTTTGCAATCCGGGTCCCTATATTCTTAATATCTATCTGTAATAGCCTAAAACTCttaatttttcataaataaaagaaGACTTGACCCATCTGGAGTCTTAGAGCAACATTATCCATGGGGTGcttaatcatttttttagtATTAAATATGTGTTAAGCATTTGATTAagaaacttttatattttgcaCCTTCAATGCAAAGTGCTTATTTTAGGGtgcttaataaaataaaatattaaacattgttttattttaaataaaatttatcaaattaaagCACTAAAAGAGAGAACCACTTTCACAAGAATCGGATGTTTGCCAGGAAGACTAATCTTgaaaaacaaaaccaacaaaCTAAACTTTAGATTCTATCATCTTTCTTTTCTAAATCTCCAAAtctaaatcaagttttccctATTACATAAGTCCCATGAACATAAGTAAAAGACATTCGAGTAAAAAAAGTATAAGCCATTTAAAGTAAAAGACATCAAGTTTCAGCAAACACACTATTTAGTAAAGGAGTTACAGAGATACAAAGGCATCAAGGGCCATAACGGTTAAAAGAACATGTCACCTTGAGCCCTTAACGAGGAATAAATAGATGGATCATCATTCCGCTCACTCAGACACGCTCATCATTCACGTGGTTTGGAACCTCGGGTTGGTTGTCCAGTGGCATGTACTGTGCCATTATTGCTCTAGTCCATGTATTGCTGTGAAACAAAGGACACAAGACAATGTTTTAATACACATCTCAGgccacaaaacaaaaacaaaaagattaatCTTGGGCTTTTACCACAACACAATAGGACACAACACTACATCAAACGGTTCAGTCCCACATCGAGAAGACCAGAGAGATCAAACGCTAGTCCGtgattcttccactcccaatgctcCACTCTGACCCGAAACACAAACATAAGCATTTAGATTCATCATAAACGAAGACAGGAAACACAAACATAAGCTTCTTCAGAGACAGGAAACAAGTGATTTATACACCTTCCCTTACTTTATTTAGCAACAATGTCGCCTCCCTCTCGTTGATAACTTGATTTCACCTTCAGATTCTTGATAATGCAGTCGTCAAGCTTAGTCGTTACCATTACAGATTCATGACGACGGAGGAGGTTTcttcaagttttctttttttttttcacagagaaagagaaaaagatcatCCCAACATTTAGATACATTATTATGAATCTTAAGCAAAAGATTAAACAACCATACTTCTCGATGTGGTAGGAGGTAATCACACATCAAAGCATCATCTTTTATTCCTAATCTAACTCTACCATTTCGAAACAGAGATACACTTCGAAATCAAAGCATCATCTTTTATTCCCTTGCGATTCCAATGTACAAAAACGTCTCTAGGATTCAAAGATTCCATATCTGTTTTGCCTTTTGATTCCTAATCTAACTCTACCATATTGAACACACCACACGCAAGCAGCAAAACCAATAAGCTAACTTTCATGAGAATCGATTAACATATAAAGCATCAGATCTTGAACCGAGGTCGAATATTAAGAACcaaagtttagatttttttcccAAGTTCTCATTTACAATCTCTGGCGGAAAACATAGCTgtataaagaaaataagaacGATTACCTCATCCTCTATGGCTGATCTGAAGGCGAACGATGAGAGGGTTTGGTTGGgtaggagaaggagaaggaatcGAGGTTTATGGAATTGAATAAGTTCAACGAACCTGGACATGCGACGGCAACAAGCTGCAAAGCCACCTTGTTTGAATGGTGTTGTCCGTCAAGAGAGAGATGTctgttgagagagagagattcggAGAGAAGAAGGCATAATTAAGCACCGTCGCTTGTGCAGCTTAATTAAGCACCGCCGCTTCCcttaatacattattttcttttttttaaatccgaAAATCACTAAGCACTCCCCTAAGCTACTGCATTAATGGTGCTCTTAAGTATTTGTGTCCACTGTCCTCCATCTTTCTGGTTCTGTTTATCACTTTATTTTGTAGATTATCcgatttttttgttcatttggCTTAGAAATTAGACATTGAACAAAAGCTGAAACCATGGTCAACTGATGAAGTATGTAAAAAGAATCAGTTAAGTAAATACAAAACTGGATTACATCTGATAATTCAAATAGCATTCACCGAGGTTAATATTTTCAGACAGACAAAACATAAgggaaacacacacacaccatgTTAAGTTTTGTCTCTTAACAAAAGATGTCAAGCAAGATTTGGTTCGCTTTCAGCTTGTGCTTTAGAAAAACCTTCTGAGCTCTTTGACAACGCTTCAGCTTCATCAGAAGCAGTAGCACTTGAGTTGATTGTCTCTGCTCCCTCTTCATTCTCCTCCTTCTCCATAACTATTCTTGAGAGTGCTTCGCTTTTGGTTTCATCTGATTTCTTTGTCTCTCTATTCTCTTCATTGACTTCAGTCTCTAAACCTCTGGTTTCATTTGTTTTCGACTGTTTTGTCTCAGcactctcttcctcctctcttTCTTCAACAGAAGCACAAGCACTTAAGTTGATTGTCTCTGCTCCCTCTTCATTCTCTTCCTTCTCCATGACTATTCTTGAGGGTTCATCTGATTTCTTTGTCTCTCTATTCTCTTGCTCTAAACCTCTGGTTTCATTTGCTCTTGACTGTTTTGTCTCAGcactctcttcctcctctctatctTCAGCAGAAGCACGAGCACTTACGTTGATTGTCTCTGCTCCCTCTTCATTCTCCTCCTTGTCCATGACTATTTTTGAGGGTTCATCTGATTTCTTTGTCTCTCTATCCTCTTCATCAATCACCTCATTGACTTCAGTCTCTAAACCTCTGGTTCCATTTGTTATCGACTGTTTTGTCTCTCCACTCTCATCCTCCTCTCTATCTTCATCCATCACCACAACTTCTGGAGCTTTCGTCTCAGTTCTCTCTGACAAATCAGCTCCAGAGCTGTTATCCCCTTCTTTGATAAACTCGCCTATCTCCAAAAGCTTTTGAGCTTTTAATTCCCCttcttcattaacattctctgcTATCTCAGCTTCAGAAACTTTCTTCACATCATCTACTAAAAGCTCTGCTTCTCTTAAAACCACTTCAGCTGTCTCTGACTTTCCTTTGATCTCAGCTTCTTCTAAACCTTTCTTCTCCGCATTTTTGGTTTTATCAATACTCTTTGTTTTGATCTCTAAAGGCCCCAGCTTTGCATCAATCTCCTTCACGAGATTGGTCAGCGATCTTGCATTCCGAGCTTCAGATAACCTTGTAGACAACTGCAACACACCACAAAAAGTCTTAAgcaacaaaaattcatgtttaAGCTAAATGTATTATGCTGATATCTCACCTGCTGTATCTGCTCAGCTCGAGGTTTGAGATCATCCAGAGAAGCTTCCTTGTAGATACTCTTAAGAACACACACCAAATGAGACCCCACATTATCCAACTGATGCTGCTGAATCTCACACTGACGCACATCATCCAAACAACCAACAGCACGAAACGCACAGTTCACAAGTTTCATAGGACACACAGTAATACAATGCCTATCCATCTCACGCCTCATGATACTCTCATCACAGCTCTGCTCACACTGTATCATCTTAAACGGGCAAACAGAATCATGATTCTCCATCTGTCTCTTGCAGAAGACAGCATTACAACCTTCATTCTCGCAATTCATCGTCCTATAACCACACGTCAAGACATGCTCAGCGAGTTCCCCTTCGGTCTGAAACCTCATCTCGCAGTGATAACCGTTTTTAAAGTCCACGTTCTTAAGCAGCGTCTCCGCGAGTCCTTGCCTATGATCAGTTAACCAAAACCCACTAATCTCCATCTCCTGAGCGAAATCGTCGACGTTGTCTTCTCTCCTCTCGCTAAGGAGCCACCCGGAGACGCGGCTGAAGAGGTTCCTCTTGGAAGTTGCGAAGTCGTCGATGAAGTCGGAGACTATGTCAAAAGGATGGTGAGAAGAGTCGGTGTCTGAAGCGACTATGTGCTCGGCGACGAAGGTTTGGCTTCTGTTAGTTAGGTACTCGATCATCTCTTTGCGGATGTCGGCGGCTACGGAGCCTGGGCTGCGGAAGATGTCTCCGGTCGTGTTGTCTACGCAGGCGGTGGCTAGTCCGGGGAGGAGGGTTTGAGCCATCTTGTGGACTAGCTCCGTGTCGTAGAGGTGGCAGTGGAAAGAAGGTCCGGCTTTTTCTTTCTGGTCGTCGATTTTGTCGAGATCCGAGACTGGTGGATCCATTGATGTGTTCTGCAGATGAATGAAACACacagagagagatgaagagCTCTCAATTAAGCACCCTACGATCAAAAAGGTCTAGACTTTATTGAATTTTTCCTAGAAAGAGAGATCGATTCAGACTTGGATTCGATCAACAGGAACCATCAGGATCCAGAAAGTTTGGGAATTGAGTCACGTTACAAGCGAATTCAACTGATGGATTGATTAAAAAGGCAAACTTTACCGTTAGGATTGGTGCTGGAAAGAGACGGTGAGGAGATCGCAGCGGGAAGGAGTAGAGAGGCTGTAAGGGGAATCAAGATGAAGAGGgggagatggagatggagatggagagggagagggaggaCACACCTTTGGTTTTGGCGCAATAATCggtctctttttctttcaccaCAACTTTGTTTTGGTcgtctcttcttttttttttcttttcccaaATTGAAATCATACATATACTAAATTGATTCCATACAACAACAGAGCCAAACAACACAACTTGCTTCACAATCACTACAAAAAAAG
The window above is part of the Brassica napus cultivar Da-Ae chromosome C3, Da-Ae, whole genome shotgun sequence genome. Proteins encoded here:
- the LOC106401812 gene encoding reticulocyte-binding protein homolog 2a, with the protein product MDPPVSDLDKIDDQKEKAGPSFHCHLYDTELVHKMAQTLLPGLATACVDNTTGDIFRSPGSVAADIRKEMIEYLTNRSQTFVAEHIVASDTDSSHHPFDIVSDFIDDFATSKRNLFSRVSGWLLSERREDNVDDFAQEMEISGFWLTDHRQGLAETLLKNVDFKNGYHCEMRFQTEGELAEHVLTCGYRTMNCENEGCNAVFCKRQMENHDSVCPFKMIQCEQSCDESIMRREMDRHCITVCPMKLVNCAFRAVGCLDDVRQCEIQQHQLDNVGSHLVCVLKSIYKEASLDDLKPRAEQIQQLSTRLSEARNARSLTNLVKEIDAKLGPLEIKTKSIDKTKNAEKKGLEEAEIKGKSETAEVVLREAELLVDDVKKVSEAEIAENVNEEGELKAQKLLEIGEFIKEGDNSSGADLSERTETKAPEVVVMDEDREEDESGETKQSITNGTRGLETEVNEVIDEEDRETKKSDEPSKIVMDKEENEEGAETINVSARASAEDREEEESAETKQSRANETRGLEQENRETKKSDEPSRIVMEKEENEEGAETINLSACASVEEREEEESAETKQSKTNETRGLETEVNEENRETKKSDETKSEALSRIVMEKEENEEGAETINSSATASDEAEALSKSSEGFSKAQAESEPNLA
- the LOC106401877 gene encoding homogentisate solanesyltransferase, chloroplastic-like gives rise to the protein MELSISQSPRLRFSSASPRFSAASHHHHRTSVHLTGKLLIRSKDAAFTSLSSSCMRLKLVSTNYRKISIRACSQVGAAGSDPVLDRISRFQNACWRFLRPHTIRGTALGSTALVARALIENTHLIKWSLVLKALSGLLALICGNGYIVGINQIYDIGIDKVNKPYLPIAAGDLSVQSAWLLVIFFAIAGLLVVGFNFGPFITSLYSLGLFLGTIYSVPPLRMKRFPVAAFLIIATVRGFLLNFGVYHATRAALGLSFQWSAPVAFITSFVTLFALVIAITKDLPDVEGDRKFQISTLATKLGVRNIAFLGSGLLLVNYISAISLAFYMPQVFRGSLMIPAHMILASCLIFQTWVLEKANYTKEAIAGYYRFIWNLFYAEYLLFPFF